A portion of the Platichthys flesus chromosome 7, fPlaFle2.1, whole genome shotgun sequence genome contains these proteins:
- the LOC133957320 gene encoding WAS/WASL-interacting protein family member 3, with protein sequence MAPWGGLILSDSSFTSIPTQPPLQPPPPPPAPQPTPCTPYRGRQNEEDEEDSCSSFSSEITSPPRPDLQGNAGAGGRGLRARRRVLPQRRVPRPPRLPPLRPVTNLSFSRSFTFSFFELPLHESPRCRAERVRNLMLLLRQMHY encoded by the exons ATGGCACCCTGGGGGGGCCTGATTCTCTCCGATTCCTCCTTTACGTCAATCCCAACTCAACCTCCTCTGCAAccgccccctccccctcctgctcctcagcccACGCCCTGCACCCCTTACCGTGGGAGACagaatgaagaagatgaagaagattcATGTTCAAGCTTTAGCTCCGAGATTACATCACCTCCTCGTCCAGACCTTCAGGGCAATGCAG gtgcAGGAGGTCGAGGGTTGCGGGCAAGGCGGAGGGTGTTGCCCCAGCGCCGGGTGCCTCGTCCTCCTCGCCTCCCACCACTGCGACCAGTCACCAATCTCAGCTTCTCTCGGAGCTTCACCTTCTCTTTCTTCGAGCTGCCACTGCACGAGTCGCCTCGCTGTCGGGCCGAACGCGTCAGAAACCTTATGCTGCTTTTGAGACAGATGCACTACTGA
- the LOC133956904 gene encoding solute carrier family 26 member 6-like, whose product MGERWMAYSVQRKILDEGAVDDMAEKSESKTQTLSEKFKKSMRCSVPRLKSFLLRSIPLLSWLPSYSIRENAIGDLVAGISVGIMHLPFGMAIALLASVPPIFGLYSCFYPVLLYCIFGTSKHISAGPYTVVGGMIGGIADRLVHNSDFMIWNNVTNSSIIDTKSRDAARVEVAVAVSFLSGVIQILLGLAQFGFLVTYLSEPLVQGYTTGNAFQIIVSQLKYVFGINPAGHTGPLALIYTFVDICYLIPHSNIGTLVVSVITFVCLFVAKELNVCLSKKIPVPIPMEVIILIIGTFVSWQVNLKGNYGVEVVGLIPSGIKPPVFPDVSLFGQVIGDAFALSVVGYSMVISLGRIFALKYGYQVDSNQELIALGLSNSIGGMFQCLSISCSMARSAIQELAGGKTQVAGALSAIVSLFIMLWIGALFKDLPKAVLAAIICFSLQGILKQFLDIPVLWRKSKIDAVIWVATFIFTLLLNSDIGLAASIGFSMLTVIIRTQLPKYSLLGQVPGTDVYRPLEQYKQVRQVQGILIFRSSATLYFANAELYQDALRKKSDIDVAKILSAKKKLKAQRKRIEKENAKKAKKNEVNMVSEHQEIAVIKVDVKHEPSYPQAIVLDLSPVNFLDTVGIKALQEIQRDYGKIGIEVVLAGCQTDVVDNLQTGGFFDDKMTKSCLFSTIHDAVLFCQSAKMENEETMETVF is encoded by the exons ATGGGAGAACGATGGATGGCCTACAGCGTCCAAAGGAAGATCCTGGACGAAGGGGCTGTGGATGATATGGCAGAAAAGTCTgagtcaaaaacacagactcTGTCGGAGAAATTCAAAAAGTCAATGAG GTGCTCTGTTCCCCGGCTGAAGAGCTTCCTGCTGCGTAGCATTCCTCTCTTATCGTGGCTGCCCTCTTACTCCATCAGGGAAAACGCCATTGGTGACCTGGTCGCTGGGATCAGTGTGGGGATCATGCATCTACCCTTTG GTATGGCCATTGCTTTGCTGGCATCTGTTCCTCCAATCTTTGGCCTTTACTCGTGCTTCTACCCGGTCCTTCTTTATTGTATCTTTGGCACATCCAAGCACATCTCCGCGG GACCATACACAGTGGTGGGTGGAATGATAGGAGGAATTGCAGATCGACTAGTCCACAACTCAGACTTTATGATATGGAACAATGTGACCAACTCCAGCATAATTGACACCAAGTCTCGAGATGCAGCGAGGGTCGAAGTGGCTGTAGCTGTCTCCTTCCTATCTGGAGTAATTCAG ATTCTGCTCGGTCTGGCCCAGTTTGGTTTCCTGGTGACGTACCTGTCTGAGCCGCTGGTCCAAGGTTACACTACTGGAAATGCTTTTCAGATCATTGTTTCCCAGCTCAAATACGTCTTTGGCATCAACCCTGCTGGACACACTGGACCATTGGCATTGATATAT acgTTCGTGGACATCTGTTATCTCATTCCACACAGCAACATTGGTACTTTGGTGGTTAGTGTTATCACCTTCGTCTGCCTTTTCGTCGCTAAGGAGCTCAATGTATGTTTGAGTAAAAAAATACCTGTTCCCATACCTATGGAGGTGATCATT TTGATTATTGGTACATTTGTGTCCTGGCAAGTGAACTTGAAGGGGAATTATggagtggaggtggtgggactCATTCCCTCAGG CATCAAGCCCCCGGTTTTCCCAGACGTCTCTCTGTTTGGCCAGGTGATAGGGGACGCCTTTGCTCTGTCTGTGGTTGGCTACAGCATGGTGATCTCACTAGGACGAATTTTCGCCCTCAAATATGGATACCAGGTGGACAGCAACCAG GAACTAATCGCCCTGGGTCTGAGTAACTCTATCGGAGGAATGTTCCAGTGTTTGTCCATCAGCTGCTCCATGGCTCGATCTGCGATTCAGGAGCTCGCAGGAGGGAAAACTCAG GTTGCTGGAGCACTATCAGCAATAGTTTCCCTTTTTATCATGCTTTGGATTGGGGCTCTCTTTAAAGATCTGCCTAAG GCAGTGCTGGCTGCCATCATCTGTTTCTCCCTCCAGGGCATTTTGAAGCAATTCCTGGACATCCCTGTATTGTGGAGAAAAAGCAAAATAGATGCA GTCATCTGGGTGGCCACCTTCATCTTCACCTTGTTGTTAAACTCAGACATCGGACTAGCTGCTAGCATTGGCTTCTCCATGCTCACCGTCATCATCAGGACACAGCT cccTAAGTATTCCCTGCTGGGGCAGGTTCCAGGCACTGACGTTTACAGGCCACTGGAGCAGTACAAACAG GTGAGGCAGGTGCAAGGGATTTTGATCTTCCGTTCCTCTGCTACACTCTACTTTGCTAATGCTGAGCTGTATCAAGATGCCCTGAGAAAGAAg TCTGACATTGATGTTGCCAAGATCCTGTCAGCAAAGAAGAAACTCAAGGCCCAAAGGAAGAGGATTGAGAAGGAAAATGCCAAGAAAGCCAAGAAgaatgaagtaaacatg GTGTCAGAGCACCAGGAAATTGCTGTCATTAAAGTGGATGTTAAGCATGAGCCATCATATCCACAAGCCATCGTTCTTGACCTCAGCCCCGTCAACTTCCTGGATACTGTGGGAATCAAGGCGCTACAAGAA ATCCAAAGAGACTATGGCAAAATTGGCATCGAGGTGGTTCTTGCTGGCTGCCAAA ctgaTGTTGTGGACAACCTGCAGACTGGAGGTTTCTTCGATGACAAAATGACAAAGTCCTGTCTGTTCTCCACCATCCATGATGCCGTTTTGTTCTGTCAGTCGGCCAAAATGGAAAATGAG GAGACCATGGAGACAGTGTTCTGA